A stretch of the Capsicum annuum cultivar UCD-10X-F1 chromosome 8, UCD10Xv1.1, whole genome shotgun sequence genome encodes the following:
- the LOC107839450 gene encoding probable serine incorporator isoform X2 translates to MTTSAGSKGEMEGITERYSKIKKAWAVRDYGHSILKEMKRLKGCNGGEDCLGAEGVLRVSLGCSLFYFAMFLSTAGTSKINDRRELWHSGWWFAKLFMNISLIILPFLLPAEIISIYGQVAHFGAGVFLLIQLISIISFITWLNDCCHSEKYAVRCHIQMMLLATVAYVICILGIILMYIWYTPQPSCLLNIFFISWTLVLLQLMTSVSLHPKVNAGFLTPGFMGLYVVFLCWSAIRSEPAEEICIRKAESATGKGDWFTIISFVVAVLAIVIATFSTGIDSKCFQFKKDDVPEEDDVPYGYGFFHFVFATGAMYFAMLLIGWNPNHTMKRFTIDVGWTSTWVRIVNEWLAVCVYIWMLVAPIVWKRRQLAASQV, encoded by the exons ATGACTACAAGTGCAGGCTCTAAAGGGGAAATGGAGGGGATTACTGAGAGATATAGCAAGATCAAGAAAG CTTGGGCTGTTCGTGATTATGGGCATAGCATTTTGAAAGAAATGAAGA GACTTAAAGGATGTAATGGTGGTGAAGACTGTTTGGGTGCAGAAGGAGTAttaagagttagcttggggtgtTCT CTTTTCTATTTTGCCATGTTCCTGTCTACAGCTGGTACTTCGAAAATAAATGACCGTAGAGAATTATGGCACTCAGGATGGTGGTTTGCCAAGCTTTTCATGAACATTTCTCTAATTATACTGCCCTTTCTTCTTCCAGCAGAAATTATTTCAATCTATG GCCAGGTTGCGCATTTTGGTGCTGG GGTCTTTTTACTAATCCAGCTGATAAGTATAATCAGTTTTATCACATGGCTGAATGATTGCTGTCATTCTGAGAAATACGCTGTGAGATG CCACATCCAGATGATGTTGCTTGCGACAGTTGCATATGTTATATGCATCCTTGGGATCATCTTAATGTACATTTGGTATACGCCTCAACCATCGTGTCTTCTGAATATTTTCTTCATCTCCTGGACGTTAGTACTACTGCAACTCATGACCAGTGTTTCTCTTCACCCAAAG GTGAATGCTGGTTTCCTGACTCCAGGTTTTATGGGGCTATATGTGGTGTTTCTCTGCTGGTCTGCCATCAGAAG CGAACCTGCAGAGGAGATATGCATCCGGAAAGCAGAATCAGCTACTGGAAAAGGAGACTGGTTCACCATCATA AGCTTTGTTGTAGCGGTCCTTGCAATTGTCATTGCAACATTTTCAACTGGAATTGATTCAAAATGCTTTCAG TTCAAAAAGGATGATGTACCTGAAGAAGATGATGTGCCATATGGTTATGGATTCTTTCACTTCGTCTTTGCCACAGGAGCTATGTATTTTGCAATGCTATTAATCGGATGGAATCCGAATCACACCATGAAGAG GTTTACAATAGATGTTGGTTGGACCAGTACTTGGGTAAGGATAGTGAATGAATGGCTTGCAGTTTGTGTTTACA TATGGATGCTCGTGGCTCCTATCGTTTGGAAAAGAAGGCAACTAGCAGCATCACAAGTGTGA
- the LOC107839450 gene encoding probable serine incorporator isoform X1, which yields MTTSAGSKGEMEGITERYSKIKKGSWLDQFRYGSNPWMARYLYALLFLIANLLAWAVRDYGHSILKEMKRLKGCNGGEDCLGAEGVLRVSLGCSLFYFAMFLSTAGTSKINDRRELWHSGWWFAKLFMNISLIILPFLLPAEIISIYGQVAHFGAGVFLLIQLISIISFITWLNDCCHSEKYAVRCHIQMMLLATVAYVICILGIILMYIWYTPQPSCLLNIFFISWTLVLLQLMTSVSLHPKVNAGFLTPGFMGLYVVFLCWSAIRSEPAEEICIRKAESATGKGDWFTIISFVVAVLAIVIATFSTGIDSKCFQFKKDDVPEEDDVPYGYGFFHFVFATGAMYFAMLLIGWNPNHTMKRFTIDVGWTSTWVRIVNEWLAVCVYIWMLVAPIVWKRRQLAASQV from the exons ATGACTACAAGTGCAGGCTCTAAAGGGGAAATGGAGGGGATTACTGAGAGATATAGCAAGATCAAGAAAGGTTCTTGGTTAGACCAATTTCGATATGGTTCTAATCCTTGGATGGCTAGATATCTTTACGCCTTATTGTTTCTCATTGCTAATTTGTTAGCTTGGGCTGTTCGTGATTATGGGCATAGCATTTTGAAAGAAATGAAGA GACTTAAAGGATGTAATGGTGGTGAAGACTGTTTGGGTGCAGAAGGAGTAttaagagttagcttggggtgtTCT CTTTTCTATTTTGCCATGTTCCTGTCTACAGCTGGTACTTCGAAAATAAATGACCGTAGAGAATTATGGCACTCAGGATGGTGGTTTGCCAAGCTTTTCATGAACATTTCTCTAATTATACTGCCCTTTCTTCTTCCAGCAGAAATTATTTCAATCTATG GCCAGGTTGCGCATTTTGGTGCTGG GGTCTTTTTACTAATCCAGCTGATAAGTATAATCAGTTTTATCACATGGCTGAATGATTGCTGTCATTCTGAGAAATACGCTGTGAGATG CCACATCCAGATGATGTTGCTTGCGACAGTTGCATATGTTATATGCATCCTTGGGATCATCTTAATGTACATTTGGTATACGCCTCAACCATCGTGTCTTCTGAATATTTTCTTCATCTCCTGGACGTTAGTACTACTGCAACTCATGACCAGTGTTTCTCTTCACCCAAAG GTGAATGCTGGTTTCCTGACTCCAGGTTTTATGGGGCTATATGTGGTGTTTCTCTGCTGGTCTGCCATCAGAAG CGAACCTGCAGAGGAGATATGCATCCGGAAAGCAGAATCAGCTACTGGAAAAGGAGACTGGTTCACCATCATA AGCTTTGTTGTAGCGGTCCTTGCAATTGTCATTGCAACATTTTCAACTGGAATTGATTCAAAATGCTTTCAG TTCAAAAAGGATGATGTACCTGAAGAAGATGATGTGCCATATGGTTATGGATTCTTTCACTTCGTCTTTGCCACAGGAGCTATGTATTTTGCAATGCTATTAATCGGATGGAATCCGAATCACACCATGAAGAG GTTTACAATAGATGTTGGTTGGACCAGTACTTGGGTAAGGATAGTGAATGAATGGCTTGCAGTTTGTGTTTACA TATGGATGCTCGTGGCTCCTATCGTTTGGAAAAGAAGGCAACTAGCAGCATCACAAGTGTGA
- the LOC107839449 gene encoding ribosome biogenesis protein BMS1 homolog isoform X2 — translation MVMDGEQSHKSHRSRQSGPNAKKKSKSDKKKKGVSDENNKQHNPKAFAFNSTVKAKRLQARTTEKEQKRLHVPTVDRSTGEPAPYVIVVQGPPKVGKSLLIKTLVKHYTKQNLPEVRGPITIVSGKQRRLQFIECPNDINGMIDVAKFADLALLLIDGSYGFEMETFEFLNILQNHGFPKVMGVLTHLDQFKDVKKLKKTKQRLKHRFWTEIYDGAKLFYLSGLIHGKYSKREVHNLARFISVMKFPPLSWRMSHPYIVVDRFEDVTPPEKVRMNNKCDRNVILYGYLRGCNMMKGAKVHIAGVGDYSLAGITALPDPCPLPYAAKKKGLRDKEKLFYAPMSGLGDLLYDKDAVYININDHFVQFSKVDETAAVGGRSGKGNDVGEALVKSLQNTKYSIDEKLENSFISLFGKKPNPSSSNHAKTDQTYGLEPAEQDQSGLEPNSDGSDEDSDAEDLNELEPLQLERTHPRDSKDTSDDNSEEEDTIGSEKHPGSSSSFREQVDFYDGRMRRKAIFDNDNDNDNHFDEKDYSEEDGEEDAQDEEAQDDDLEDSDEENEADQNSGDDDDSNTDGENMGNASRWKEFLLERTRECQNVNLMQLVYGASESKSTSKAELQQHGTENDESDTEFFVPKGEGTKKPEDQVDDDNIDAEDCSKFVNFASQIDWKIQESIESIRIRFVSRGWSKAARGGGSRDVNGNDDGGEDVEDLFGDFEDLETGQKYESHEMGNAGTDDMIRMDDESAAEERRLKKLALRAKFDAQYGGSDSSNEDEDEVIKPDVKSHRGQADGSGYYDKLKEEVEFQKQVNLAALNELDEATRIEIEGFRTGTYLRLEVHAVPSEMVEHFDPCHPILVGGLALGEENVGYMQVRLKRHRWHKKVLKTRDPIIVSIGWRRYQTVPIYAIEDQNGRHRMLKYTPEHMHCLAMFWGPLVPPHTGMIAVQNLSNNQASFRITATATVLEFNHAARIVKKIKLVGHPCKIFKKTALIKDMFTSNLEIARFEGAAVRTVSGIRGQVKKAAKEEIGNQPKKKGGSAKEGIARCTFEDKILMSDIVFLRAWTQVEVPCFYNPLTTALQPRDQTWQGMKTLAELRREHNLPVPVNKDSLYKPIERKRKKFNPLVIPKQLQKSLPFSSKPKDIPARKQPLLEDRRAVVMEPHERKVLANIQKLRLIQHEKKKMRKLKDEEKKKALEAERTKEEQLSKKRRREERREKYRVQDKMKKKIRREE, via the exons ATGGTTATGGATGGAGAACAGTCGCACAAATCTCACAGGTCCCGTCAATCTGGTCCTAACGCCAAGAAAAAATCAAAGTCCGATAAGAAAAAGAAAGGCGTTTCCGATGAAAACAATAAGCAACACAATCCTAAG GCATTTGCATTTAACTCTACGGTGAAAGCGAAGAGATTGCAAGCACGAACTACTGAGAAGGAGCAGAAGAGGCTTCATGTACCGACAGTTGATCGGTCTACTGGAGAACCAGCTCCATATGTAATTGTAGTGCAGGGACCTCCTAAG GTTGGGAAGTCATTGTTGATTAAGACTCTTGTGAAGCACTATACAAAGCAAAATTTACCTGAAGTTCGAGGTCCCATTACAATAGTAtcag GTAAGCAGAGACGTTTGCAGTTTATAGAGTGTCCGAATGATATCAATGGAATGATTGATGTGGCAAAGTTTGCGGATTTGGCATTGCTTCTCATTGACGGTAGCTATGGCTTTGAAATG GAGACTTTTGAATTCCTAAATATATTGCAAAATCACGGATTTCCTAAAGTTATGGGTGTTCTTACACATCTCGACCAGTTCAAGGATGTTAAGAAGCTTAAAAAGACGAAGCAACGGTTAAAGCATAGATTTTGGACTGAGATATATGATGGagctaaattattttatttgtctgGTCTCATCCATGGGAA GTACTCTAAACGTGAAGTGCATAATCTTGCGCGGTTTATCTCTGTCATGAAGTTTCCTCCTTTATCCTGGCGCATGTCCCACCCTTACATTGTTGTAGATCGATTTGAAGATGTAACTCCTCCTGAAAAAGTGCGCATGAACAACAAGTGTGACAGAAATGTCATTTTGTATGGTTATCTTCGTGGATGTAATATGATGAAAGGAGCAAAG GTGCATATTGCTGGTGTTGGTGATTATAGTTTGGCTGGTATAACAGCATTACCTGATCCGTGCCCTCTGCCATATGCTGCCAAGAAGAAGGGACTAAGGGACAAGGAAAAGCTGTTTTATGCCCCCATGTCTGGATTGGGCGATCTTCTTTATGATAAGGATGCTGTGTATATAAACATAAATGATCACTTTGTCCAGTTCTCTAAGGTTGATGAAACTGCTGCTGTTGGAGGTCGTAGCG GGAAGGGCAACGATGTTGGAGAGGCCTTAGTTAAGTCACTTCAGAACACGAAATATTCGATTGATGAGAAATTAGAAAATAGCTTTATATCCCTTTTTGGGAAAAAACCTAATCCATCCTCATCAAATCATGCTAAAACTGATCAAACTTATGGTTTGGAGCCTGCGGAGCAAGATCAGTCTGGGTTAGAACCCAACAGCGATGGATCAGATGAAGACAGCGATGCTGAAGATTTGAATGAGTTGGAACCACTACAGTTAGAGCGAACTCATCCAAGGGATTCAAAGGACACCTCTGATGATAATTCTGAGGAAGAAGATACTATTGGATCAGAGAAGCACCCAGGATCCAGTAGTAGTTTCAgggaacaagttgatttctatgATGGAAGGATGAGAAGAAAAGCTATctttgataatgataatgataatgataatcaTTTTGATGAAAAG GATTATAGTGAAGAAGATGGTGAAGAGGACGCACAGGACGAGGAAGCTCAAGATGATGATTTAGAGGATAGTGATGAGGAAAATGAAGCAGATCAAAATTCAGGGGATGATGATGATTCCAATACAGATG GAGAGAACATGGGCAATGCTTCAAGATGGAAAGAGTTCCTGTTAGAAAGGACACGTGAGTGCCAAAATGTTAATCTTATGCAGCTTGTATATGGGGCATCTGAATCCAAGTCAACTAGTAAAGCTGAGTTGCAGCAGCATGGCACTGAAAACGATGAAAGTGATACTGAGTTCTTCGTGCCAAAAGGGGAAGGAACTAAG AAACCAGAAGATCAGGTGgatgatgataatattgatgcCGAGGACTGCTCCAAATTTGTAAATTTTGCAAGTCAAATTGACTGGAAGATTCAAGAATCAATTGAAAGCATTCGTATCCGTTTTGTCAGCAGAGGCTGGTCCAAAGCAGCTCGTGGCGGTGGCTCAAGAGATGTCAATGGTAATGATGATGGTGGTGAGGACGTCGAGGATCTGTTTGGTGATTTTGAAGACTTGGAAACAGGTCAGAAGTATGAGAGCCATGAGATGGGTAATGCTGGAACTGATGATATGATCCGCATGGATGATGAATCAGCAGCTGAGGAACGAAGGCTAAAGAAATTGGCCCTTCGTGCAAAATTTGATGCCCA ATATGGTGGATCTGATTCCTCCAATGAGGATGAAGACGAGGTTATCAAACCAGATGTGAAGTCTCATCGGGGTCAAGCTGATGGAAGTGGGTACTATGATAAG TTGAAGGAAGAGGTAGAGTTTCAGAAACAAGTGAATTTAGCAGCACTAAATGAACTTGATGAGGCCACTCGGATAGAGATAGAAGGCTTCAGAACAGGAACTTATCTTAGACTAGAAGTTCATGCTGTCCCCTCTGAAATGGTTGAACATTTTGATCCTTGCCATCCGATTCTTGTTGGAGGTCTAGCACTTGGAGAAGAAAATGTTGGATACATGCAG GTTCGGTTGAAGCGGCACAGGTGGCACAAGAAAGTGCTGAAGACTAGGGATCCAATTATTGTTTCTATTGGTTGGAGGCGCTACCAAACTGTACCTATTTATGCCATTGAGGATCAAAATGGTCGTCACCGTATGCTCAAGTACACTCCTGAACACATGCATTGTCTGGCAATGTTTTGGGGTCCCCTTGTGCCTCCACACACGGGAATGATCGCTGTCCAGAACTTGTCAAACAATCAG GCATCCTTTAGAATCACTGCCACTGCAACTGTGCTAGAGTTCAACCATGCAGCACGAATAGTCAAAAAGATCAAGTTAGTTGGTCACCCATGTAAAATATTCAAGAAGACGGCACTTATCAAGGACATGTTCACTTCAAATCTTGAAATAGCTAGGTTTGAAGGTGCAGCTGTTCGAACTGTTAGTGGAATTCGCGGGCAAGTGAAAAAG GCTGCTAAAGAAGAGATTGGCAACCAACCCAAGAAGAAGGGTGGGAGTGCCAAGGAAGGCATTGCTAGATGCACATTTGAGGATAAGATCCTTATGAGTGACATTGTTTTCTTGCGTGCTTGGACTCAAGTTGAAGTTCCTTGCTTCTACAATCCGTTGACAACAGCATTACAGCCACGTGACCAAACTTGGCAAGGAATGAAAACACTTGCTGAATTAAGGAGAGAACATAATCTGCCAGTGCCTGTCAACAAGGATTCTTTATATAAG CCAATTGAACGAAAGCGGAAAAAGTTCAATCCCTTAGTAATTCCCAAGCAATTACAGAAAAGTCTCCCCTTTTCCTCTAAGCCCAAGGATATTCCAGCTCGGAAACAACCACTCCTGGAAGATCGGAGGGCTGTGGTGATGGAACCTCATGAGCGTAAAGTGCTTGCTAATATTCAAAAACTTAGACTCATTCAGCACGAGAAG AAGAAAATGCGAAAGCTCAAggatgaagagaagaagaaagcaCTTGAAGCAGAAAGGACCAAGGAAGAGCAACTCTCTAAGAAGCGGAGGAGAGAAGAGAGACGAGAAAAGTATCGTGTGCAGgataaaatgaagaagaaaattcgCAGGGAGGAGTAG
- the LOC107839449 gene encoding ribosome biogenesis protein BMS1 homolog isoform X1: protein MVMDGEQSHKSHRSRQSGPNAKKKSKSDKKKKGVSDENNKQHNPKAFAFNSTVKAKRLQARTTEKEQKRLHVPTVDRSTGEPAPYVIVVQGPPKVGKSLLIKTLVKHYTKQNLPEVRGPITIVSGKQRRLQFIECPNDINGMIDVAKFADLALLLIDGSYGFEMETFEFLNILQNHGFPKVMGVLTHLDQFKDVKKLKKTKQRLKHRFWTEIYDGAKLFYLSGLIHGKYSKREVHNLARFISVMKFPPLSWRMSHPYIVVDRFEDVTPPEKVRMNNKCDRNVILYGYLRGCNMMKGAKVHIAGVGDYSLAGITALPDPCPLPYAAKKKGLRDKEKLFYAPMSGLGDLLYDKDAVYININDHFVQFSKVDETAAVGGRSGKGNDVGEALVKSLQNTKYSIDEKLENSFISLFGKKPNPSSSNHAKTDQTYGLEPAEQDQSGLEPNSDGSDEDSDAEDLNELEPLQLERTHPRDSKDTSDDNSEEEDTIGSEKHPGSSSSFREQVDFYDGRMRRKAIFDNDNDNDNHFDEKDYSEEDGEEDAQDEEAQDDDLEDSDEENEADQNSGDDDDSNTDVGENMGNASRWKEFLLERTRECQNVNLMQLVYGASESKSTSKAELQQHGTENDESDTEFFVPKGEGTKKPEDQVDDDNIDAEDCSKFVNFASQIDWKIQESIESIRIRFVSRGWSKAARGGGSRDVNGNDDGGEDVEDLFGDFEDLETGQKYESHEMGNAGTDDMIRMDDESAAEERRLKKLALRAKFDAQYGGSDSSNEDEDEVIKPDVKSHRGQADGSGYYDKLKEEVEFQKQVNLAALNELDEATRIEIEGFRTGTYLRLEVHAVPSEMVEHFDPCHPILVGGLALGEENVGYMQVRLKRHRWHKKVLKTRDPIIVSIGWRRYQTVPIYAIEDQNGRHRMLKYTPEHMHCLAMFWGPLVPPHTGMIAVQNLSNNQASFRITATATVLEFNHAARIVKKIKLVGHPCKIFKKTALIKDMFTSNLEIARFEGAAVRTVSGIRGQVKKAAKEEIGNQPKKKGGSAKEGIARCTFEDKILMSDIVFLRAWTQVEVPCFYNPLTTALQPRDQTWQGMKTLAELRREHNLPVPVNKDSLYKPIERKRKKFNPLVIPKQLQKSLPFSSKPKDIPARKQPLLEDRRAVVMEPHERKVLANIQKLRLIQHEKKKMRKLKDEEKKKALEAERTKEEQLSKKRRREERREKYRVQDKMKKKIRREE from the exons ATGGTTATGGATGGAGAACAGTCGCACAAATCTCACAGGTCCCGTCAATCTGGTCCTAACGCCAAGAAAAAATCAAAGTCCGATAAGAAAAAGAAAGGCGTTTCCGATGAAAACAATAAGCAACACAATCCTAAG GCATTTGCATTTAACTCTACGGTGAAAGCGAAGAGATTGCAAGCACGAACTACTGAGAAGGAGCAGAAGAGGCTTCATGTACCGACAGTTGATCGGTCTACTGGAGAACCAGCTCCATATGTAATTGTAGTGCAGGGACCTCCTAAG GTTGGGAAGTCATTGTTGATTAAGACTCTTGTGAAGCACTATACAAAGCAAAATTTACCTGAAGTTCGAGGTCCCATTACAATAGTAtcag GTAAGCAGAGACGTTTGCAGTTTATAGAGTGTCCGAATGATATCAATGGAATGATTGATGTGGCAAAGTTTGCGGATTTGGCATTGCTTCTCATTGACGGTAGCTATGGCTTTGAAATG GAGACTTTTGAATTCCTAAATATATTGCAAAATCACGGATTTCCTAAAGTTATGGGTGTTCTTACACATCTCGACCAGTTCAAGGATGTTAAGAAGCTTAAAAAGACGAAGCAACGGTTAAAGCATAGATTTTGGACTGAGATATATGATGGagctaaattattttatttgtctgGTCTCATCCATGGGAA GTACTCTAAACGTGAAGTGCATAATCTTGCGCGGTTTATCTCTGTCATGAAGTTTCCTCCTTTATCCTGGCGCATGTCCCACCCTTACATTGTTGTAGATCGATTTGAAGATGTAACTCCTCCTGAAAAAGTGCGCATGAACAACAAGTGTGACAGAAATGTCATTTTGTATGGTTATCTTCGTGGATGTAATATGATGAAAGGAGCAAAG GTGCATATTGCTGGTGTTGGTGATTATAGTTTGGCTGGTATAACAGCATTACCTGATCCGTGCCCTCTGCCATATGCTGCCAAGAAGAAGGGACTAAGGGACAAGGAAAAGCTGTTTTATGCCCCCATGTCTGGATTGGGCGATCTTCTTTATGATAAGGATGCTGTGTATATAAACATAAATGATCACTTTGTCCAGTTCTCTAAGGTTGATGAAACTGCTGCTGTTGGAGGTCGTAGCG GGAAGGGCAACGATGTTGGAGAGGCCTTAGTTAAGTCACTTCAGAACACGAAATATTCGATTGATGAGAAATTAGAAAATAGCTTTATATCCCTTTTTGGGAAAAAACCTAATCCATCCTCATCAAATCATGCTAAAACTGATCAAACTTATGGTTTGGAGCCTGCGGAGCAAGATCAGTCTGGGTTAGAACCCAACAGCGATGGATCAGATGAAGACAGCGATGCTGAAGATTTGAATGAGTTGGAACCACTACAGTTAGAGCGAACTCATCCAAGGGATTCAAAGGACACCTCTGATGATAATTCTGAGGAAGAAGATACTATTGGATCAGAGAAGCACCCAGGATCCAGTAGTAGTTTCAgggaacaagttgatttctatgATGGAAGGATGAGAAGAAAAGCTATctttgataatgataatgataatgataatcaTTTTGATGAAAAG GATTATAGTGAAGAAGATGGTGAAGAGGACGCACAGGACGAGGAAGCTCAAGATGATGATTTAGAGGATAGTGATGAGGAAAATGAAGCAGATCAAAATTCAGGGGATGATGATGATTCCAATACAGATG TAGGAGAGAACATGGGCAATGCTTCAAGATGGAAAGAGTTCCTGTTAGAAAGGACACGTGAGTGCCAAAATGTTAATCTTATGCAGCTTGTATATGGGGCATCTGAATCCAAGTCAACTAGTAAAGCTGAGTTGCAGCAGCATGGCACTGAAAACGATGAAAGTGATACTGAGTTCTTCGTGCCAAAAGGGGAAGGAACTAAG AAACCAGAAGATCAGGTGgatgatgataatattgatgcCGAGGACTGCTCCAAATTTGTAAATTTTGCAAGTCAAATTGACTGGAAGATTCAAGAATCAATTGAAAGCATTCGTATCCGTTTTGTCAGCAGAGGCTGGTCCAAAGCAGCTCGTGGCGGTGGCTCAAGAGATGTCAATGGTAATGATGATGGTGGTGAGGACGTCGAGGATCTGTTTGGTGATTTTGAAGACTTGGAAACAGGTCAGAAGTATGAGAGCCATGAGATGGGTAATGCTGGAACTGATGATATGATCCGCATGGATGATGAATCAGCAGCTGAGGAACGAAGGCTAAAGAAATTGGCCCTTCGTGCAAAATTTGATGCCCA ATATGGTGGATCTGATTCCTCCAATGAGGATGAAGACGAGGTTATCAAACCAGATGTGAAGTCTCATCGGGGTCAAGCTGATGGAAGTGGGTACTATGATAAG TTGAAGGAAGAGGTAGAGTTTCAGAAACAAGTGAATTTAGCAGCACTAAATGAACTTGATGAGGCCACTCGGATAGAGATAGAAGGCTTCAGAACAGGAACTTATCTTAGACTAGAAGTTCATGCTGTCCCCTCTGAAATGGTTGAACATTTTGATCCTTGCCATCCGATTCTTGTTGGAGGTCTAGCACTTGGAGAAGAAAATGTTGGATACATGCAG GTTCGGTTGAAGCGGCACAGGTGGCACAAGAAAGTGCTGAAGACTAGGGATCCAATTATTGTTTCTATTGGTTGGAGGCGCTACCAAACTGTACCTATTTATGCCATTGAGGATCAAAATGGTCGTCACCGTATGCTCAAGTACACTCCTGAACACATGCATTGTCTGGCAATGTTTTGGGGTCCCCTTGTGCCTCCACACACGGGAATGATCGCTGTCCAGAACTTGTCAAACAATCAG GCATCCTTTAGAATCACTGCCACTGCAACTGTGCTAGAGTTCAACCATGCAGCACGAATAGTCAAAAAGATCAAGTTAGTTGGTCACCCATGTAAAATATTCAAGAAGACGGCACTTATCAAGGACATGTTCACTTCAAATCTTGAAATAGCTAGGTTTGAAGGTGCAGCTGTTCGAACTGTTAGTGGAATTCGCGGGCAAGTGAAAAAG GCTGCTAAAGAAGAGATTGGCAACCAACCCAAGAAGAAGGGTGGGAGTGCCAAGGAAGGCATTGCTAGATGCACATTTGAGGATAAGATCCTTATGAGTGACATTGTTTTCTTGCGTGCTTGGACTCAAGTTGAAGTTCCTTGCTTCTACAATCCGTTGACAACAGCATTACAGCCACGTGACCAAACTTGGCAAGGAATGAAAACACTTGCTGAATTAAGGAGAGAACATAATCTGCCAGTGCCTGTCAACAAGGATTCTTTATATAAG CCAATTGAACGAAAGCGGAAAAAGTTCAATCCCTTAGTAATTCCCAAGCAATTACAGAAAAGTCTCCCCTTTTCCTCTAAGCCCAAGGATATTCCAGCTCGGAAACAACCACTCCTGGAAGATCGGAGGGCTGTGGTGATGGAACCTCATGAGCGTAAAGTGCTTGCTAATATTCAAAAACTTAGACTCATTCAGCACGAGAAG AAGAAAATGCGAAAGCTCAAggatgaagagaagaagaaagcaCTTGAAGCAGAAAGGACCAAGGAAGAGCAACTCTCTAAGAAGCGGAGGAGAGAAGAGAGACGAGAAAAGTATCGTGTGCAGgataaaatgaagaagaaaattcgCAGGGAGGAGTAG
- the LOC107839448 gene encoding uncharacterized protein LOC107839448, whose translation MKSWKNNMSSSDEFVKDNITNAEELSPRIEQHGSGIYKLAENKESDLPADYLRKEDMKIKDVAKKYVMPFLPAKSLMKFRAVSKDWNNWIASPLLSYLQATSFRRLSGYFYQNVDADLQSDPKFLSLDHPSNGVPSPSLDFLPERVKLLSSSSGLLLCQGQEEYYICNPVTENWKLIPPHQGYHGSDPAVVLAFDPHGNIEAYFHIVAAVPLLGQPGVLVEVYSSESNSWKCSSSECLELEDAIVIGGGFYMKGVAYWNTTSNGVLAFDVKNEITAVLHVPIPRGRSGALTQIEDELSYVTAYNECGDVFIVDIYGGMDMSLRRSECINLGHKRSCRALEENPIVNNGTVSCRVLPCINSGDDMVVIYTTERIYLYHLIGQRVETLMTPGQLTPPTRFIPYTNSLATLHHLNE comes from the exons atgaaatcttGGAAGAACAACATGAGTAGCTCTGATGAATTTGTGAAAGACAACATTACTAATGCTGAGGAATTATCTCCCAGGATTGAACAGCACGGTAGTGGAATTTACAAG CTGGCAGAGAATAAAGAATCTGATTTACCAGCTGACTACCTCAGAAAAGAGGACATGAAGATCAAGGATGTGGCTAAGAAATATGTTATGCCCTTCCTTCCAGCGAAATCATTAATGAAGTTTCGGGCCGTGTCCAAAGACTGGAATAATTGGATAGCTAGCCCATTGTTGTCTTACCTGCAGGCCACTTCATTCCGGAGGCTGTCAGGGTATTTTTATCAAAATGTGGATGCGGATTTACAATCTGATCCTAAATTTTTGTCTCTTGATCATCCTTCGAATGGGGTGCCCAGTCCTTCACTTGATTTCTTGCCTGAAAGGGTCAAACTTCTAAGTTCTAGCAGCGGATTGCTCCTTTGTCAGGGGCAGGAGGAGTATTATATCTGCAATCCAGTAACTGAGAACTGGAAACTTATCCCTCCTCATCAAGGTTATCATGGATCTGATCCAGCTGTGGTTCTTGCTTTTGATCCTCATGGCAACATCGAGGCTTACTTTCACATTGTCGCTGCAGTCCCTCTTCTGGGTCAGCCAGGGGTCCTCGTTGAGGTTTATTCTTCTGAATCAAATTCTTGGAAGTGCTCTTCTTCAGAATGTCTAGAGTTAGAAGATGCAATTGTTATAGGTGGGGGATTTTATATGAAGGGAGTGGCATACTGGAATACAACATCAAATGGTGTGCTTGCATTTGATGTGAAAAATGAGATCACAGCAGTTCTACATGTGCCTATTCCACGCGGGAGATCTGGTGCCTTGACTCAGATAGAAGATGAGCTAAGCTATGTAACTGCTTATAATGAGTGTGGGGATGTTTTTATAGTAGATATCTATGGAGGAATGGATATGAGCCTGAGGCGCAGTGAATGCATAAATCTTGGACACAAGAGGTCTTGTCGAGCATTAGAGGAAAATCCCATTGTTAACAATGGTACCGTGTCGTGCCGCGTACTACCTTGTATTAACAGTGGTGATGACATGGTGGTGATCTACACAACTGAAAGGATATATCTTTATCACCTGATTGGGCAGAGGGTTGAGACTCTTATGACTCCGGGACAACTAACTCCTCCGACAAGGTTCATCCCCTACACAAACAGCCTCGCTACGTTACATCATCTGAATGAGTAG